The Brasilonema sennae CENA114 genome includes a region encoding these proteins:
- the ilvC gene encoding ketol-acid reductoisomerase → MARMYYDEDGNLDLLAQKTIAIIGYGSQGHAHALNLKDSGLNVIVGLYPGSKSAAKAEAAGLTVKNVADAVKAADFIMILLPDEVQKTVYKNDIEPNLEEGNVLLFAHGFNIHFGQVVPPENVDVVMVAPKGPGHLVRRTYEQGEGVPCLFAVFQDASGQARDRAMAYAKGIGGTRAGILETTFREETETDLFGEQAVLCGGLSALIKAGFETLVEAGYQPELAYFECLHEVKLIVDLVVEGGLAKMRDSISNTAEYGDYTRGPRIVNEQTKAEMRKILQEIQSGQFAREFVLENQSGKPGFTAMRRQEAEHRVEEVGKDLRAMFSWLKK, encoded by the coding sequence ATGGCCCGGATGTACTATGACGAAGACGGAAATTTAGACCTTTTGGCACAAAAAACCATAGCCATAATTGGTTATGGTTCCCAAGGTCACGCCCACGCCCTTAATCTTAAAGATAGTGGTTTGAACGTGATTGTCGGACTATATCCGGGTAGTAAGTCAGCGGCGAAAGCTGAAGCTGCTGGGTTAACCGTGAAAAATGTTGCCGATGCTGTTAAGGCTGCTGACTTCATTATGATTTTGTTGCCAGATGAAGTGCAAAAAACGGTTTATAAAAACGACATTGAACCCAATCTGGAAGAAGGAAATGTTTTGTTATTTGCCCACGGCTTTAATATTCATTTTGGTCAAGTTGTCCCACCTGAGAACGTAGATGTGGTGATGGTTGCGCCAAAAGGACCAGGACATTTAGTACGCCGGACTTATGAACAAGGGGAGGGTGTACCCTGTTTGTTTGCGGTGTTTCAGGATGCGAGTGGTCAGGCACGCGATCGCGCAATGGCATATGCTAAAGGTATCGGTGGAACCCGCGCTGGTATTCTCGAAACAACTTTCCGCGAGGAAACCGAAACCGATTTGTTTGGTGAACAAGCAGTTCTGTGCGGTGGTTTAAGTGCTTTAATTAAAGCTGGTTTTGAAACTTTGGTGGAAGCCGGTTATCAACCAGAGTTAGCTTATTTTGAATGTCTCCACGAAGTCAAATTGATTGTTGACTTGGTTGTGGAAGGCGGTTTAGCTAAAATGCGCGACAGTATTTCCAATACCGCTGAATATGGCGATTATACTCGCGGGCCTCGGATTGTGAATGAACAAACCAAGGCAGAAATGCGCAAAATTCTGCAAGAAATTCAATCTGGTCAATTTGCACGGGAATTTGTTTTAGAAAACCAATCTGGTAAACCTGGATTTACTGCAATGCGTCGTCAAGAGGCTGAACATCGTGTTGAAGAAGTGGGTAAAGATTTACGCGCTATGTTTAGTTGGTTGAAAAAGTAA
- a CDS encoding DUF1822 family protein: MNNTQTFSISVPLPSIAYEYAKQFEVEQATSQKGKQVYLNTLAVYAVHSFLQLMDIATDISQGNSWHPVSRRFHDVADLVLPEFGSLECRPVLTDDKIIFLPKEVTEDRIGVVAVLFEENLDQVHILGFTPANAAGLLPQEIEVSQLQPLENLLDELEKVAALKSSFANTSSQVSDNTHFLQIQATDITQNLAIVNLSQWLQNLVDASWQTVEEVFGREKAYLIFATRSAQLSQRIVRAQQISLGTLATDEELALVIAVVSKVAQEREIILQVHPTRTNILPPGLQSIVLDTNGNILLQIEAKNADNKIQLKIGGRPGEQFKLKIVLGEASFTKDFVI, from the coding sequence ATGAACAATACACAAACCTTTTCAATCAGCGTTCCACTGCCAAGCATTGCCTATGAATATGCGAAGCAATTTGAGGTTGAACAAGCTACCTCCCAGAAAGGGAAACAAGTTTATCTGAATACTCTAGCTGTGTACGCTGTACATAGTTTCCTGCAACTGATGGATATAGCTACGGATATTAGCCAAGGCAATAGTTGGCATCCTGTGAGCAGACGTTTTCATGATGTTGCTGATTTAGTTTTACCAGAGTTCGGCTCTTTAGAGTGCCGCCCCGTTTTAACTGATGACAAAATTATTTTTTTACCAAAAGAGGTAACCGAAGACCGCATAGGCGTAGTTGCAGTTTTATTTGAGGAAAATCTAGACCAAGTGCATATATTGGGGTTTACTCCAGCCAATGCAGCAGGACTGTTACCACAAGAAATAGAAGTTTCTCAACTCCAACCACTAGAGAACCTTTTAGACGAGTTGGAAAAAGTAGCTGCGCTGAAATCAAGCTTTGCTAACACTTCTTCTCAAGTTAGTGATAATACACATTTTTTACAAATTCAAGCAACAGATATTACACAAAATCTGGCGATTGTAAATTTGAGCCAATGGCTGCAAAATCTCGTAGATGCAAGCTGGCAGACAGTAGAAGAAGTTTTTGGAAGAGAAAAAGCTTATCTGATTTTTGCGACAAGAAGCGCTCAACTTTCTCAAAGAATTGTGCGGGCACAACAGATTTCATTAGGAACTTTAGCAACAGATGAAGAGTTAGCCTTAGTTATAGCTGTCGTGTCAAAAGTTGCTCAGGAAAGAGAAATTATTCTGCAAGTACATCCTACTAGAACTAACATCTTGCCACCAGGTTTGCAAAGCATTGTGCTTGATACAAATGGTAACATTCTGTTGCAAATTGAAGCTAAAAATGCTGATAACAAGATTCAATTAAAGATTGGTGGTCGGCCAGGAGAACAGTTCAAGTTAAAAATTGTGTTGGGTGAGGCTAGTTTCACAAAGGATTTCGTTATTTAA
- a CDS encoding DUF4349 domain-containing protein: MSGLSQVIFSIRKPTLVLSVVAGGVILTSCASVPSAESTNQALPKAQINNQLADTAARSALTEVSETTSTTAQAAQLTRSPQQLIKKALITLIVDSVDKSIDAVSQIISQQQGDLIKLEEQQPKNESARHTATIQLRIPQNLLEPTLEKLTKLGSVQSRNITAVDVGDQIVDIQARLSNLRITESNLQKIMDRAGSVRDVLSVAKELSNVRQSIEQIDAQLKNLQNQVAYSTITLNIEAAVSGNAPQRTFGSQMQSAWNNSTHSLAEFTFGLVKMGIWLAVYSPYLLILAAASYGLTRWRRNNAQRSVSIPESGHSDRLD; this comes from the coding sequence ATGAGTGGCTTGAGTCAAGTAATATTTTCGATACGTAAACCAACTCTTGTTCTAAGTGTAGTGGCGGGAGGGGTTATTCTAACAAGCTGTGCTTCTGTTCCTAGTGCTGAGTCTACAAACCAAGCGTTACCTAAAGCTCAAATAAACAACCAATTGGCTGATACAGCAGCACGATCAGCACTAACTGAGGTAAGTGAAACGACATCTACAACGGCTCAAGCTGCACAACTTACCCGTTCCCCTCAACAACTCATTAAAAAGGCACTTATAACTCTGATTGTTGATTCTGTGGATAAGAGTATCGATGCTGTCTCTCAAATTATCAGTCAACAGCAAGGGGACTTAATCAAGCTAGAAGAACAACAGCCCAAAAATGAATCTGCTCGTCATACAGCAACAATACAGTTGCGAATTCCTCAAAACCTACTGGAACCGACTTTAGAGAAACTGACAAAACTAGGATCTGTCCAAAGCCGCAACATCACGGCTGTTGATGTAGGTGATCAAATTGTAGATATTCAAGCGAGATTAAGCAATTTGCGGATAACAGAAAGCAACTTACAGAAAATTATGGATCGCGCTGGTTCAGTTAGGGATGTGCTGAGTGTTGCTAAAGAACTAAGCAACGTGCGACAGTCAATAGAGCAAATTGACGCTCAGTTGAAAAACTTACAAAATCAAGTTGCTTACTCTACCATCACATTGAACATAGAAGCAGCAGTATCTGGTAACGCCCCACAGCGTACTTTTGGTTCACAAATGCAGTCAGCCTGGAATAATTCCACTCACTCTTTGGCAGAATTTACTTTTGGTTTGGTGAAGATGGGTATTTGGTTAGCTGTTTATAGTCCCTATTTGTTGATTTTGGCTGCTGCTAGCTATGGTTTGACTCGTTGGCGACGGAATAATGCACAACGTTCAGTATCAATACCAGAATCTGGTCATTCTGATAGATTGGATTAG
- a CDS encoding aldo/keto reductase yields METKQLGKTSISVSAIGLGAMPMSISSRPPESQSIDVIHRALDLGITFIDTADSYCKDESDKHHSERLIHQALESYKGDVSHVVVATKGGLMRPNGNWTPNGNPQHLRETIRISFEALGGKKPIDLWQYHSPDKSYTIEESLAPAKEAVDAGMIRFVGVSNFSVEQIKRARDVVDIVSVQNQYNPWQRQPEFDGVLEYCQHESLTFLPWSPYGGRRRHDGLEDIGAIAKLAKEKGVSVYNIVLAWLRAKSPAILPIPGASKTSSIEDTVHAVDVKLSDDEVQRIDREI; encoded by the coding sequence ATGGAAACAAAACAGCTAGGCAAAACAAGTATCTCTGTAAGTGCAATTGGTTTAGGGGCTATGCCAATGTCAATAAGCAGTCGTCCCCCAGAGTCACAGTCAATTGATGTTATCCATCGTGCCCTGGATTTGGGTATCACGTTCATTGACACAGCCGACTCCTACTGCAAAGATGAAAGCGACAAGCACCACAGTGAGCGATTGATTCACCAAGCTTTAGAATCCTACAAAGGCGATGTGAGTCATGTTGTTGTCGCAACCAAAGGCGGCTTAATGCGCCCAAATGGAAATTGGACACCCAACGGTAACCCACAGCATTTACGCGAAACCATCCGCATCAGCTTTGAGGCTTTGGGCGGTAAAAAACCGATTGATTTGTGGCAATATCACTCACCAGATAAAAGTTATACCATAGAGGAATCCCTCGCACCAGCCAAAGAAGCTGTGGATGCGGGAATGATTCGGTTCGTGGGAGTTTCCAACTTTTCTGTAGAACAAATAAAACGGGCACGGGATGTGGTTGATATTGTCTCCGTGCAAAATCAATACAACCCTTGGCAACGTCAGCCAGAATTTGATGGCGTATTGGAGTATTGTCAGCATGAGAGTTTGACATTTCTACCTTGGAGTCCTTATGGCGGTAGGCGTCGCCATGATGGCTTGGAAGATATTGGGGCGATCGCCAAACTTGCCAAAGAAAAAGGCGTATCAGTCTATAATATTGTCCTGGCTTGGTTGCGTGCTAAATCGCCTGCGATATTGCCTATTCCTGGCGCAAGCAAAACTTCCAGCATTGAAGACACAGTACATGCTGTTGATGTGAAATTATCAGATGACGAAGTGCAAAGAATAGATCGCGAAATCTAA